A stretch of DNA from Plasmodium brasilianum strain Bolivian I chromosome 3, whole genome shotgun sequence:
ATTTGTCAGACAGCTTCACAACTTCAACCGTGTGCAATAATCATTAATAATTGAAAAGTGCTTCGTCCGTGATACGAAAAGATCATCGACATTTCtgatataattttgttcttccaaatatttataagtgtaatgaaaatttgaattatttaataatgtaCCAAAATTAGCGTTTGACTTAAGGACAGAGTTTACACATACATAGGGCTGTAAACAGAATTCttcattatattcattaaatagATTATTCAACCTGttaacataataaaacatattttttttatcaaaatattttctcttCACACGCTTTACAACACATAAATGAATTTTCcctatttcaatatattcataattttgatcaaataaataattatgttccttgtaatttttgtacaattttaaatatatgtgaacaaatgaacaaccTATTTTATGTggtatgataaaaatatgattattattaacaattttaGCTGACAAAATAGTATAATGCGAAGTAATGAGGTACAACTTTGCATTTAAAGGAAACAAAACGCTTTCAACGtacttattatataaatcaatgtaaaaatattgaataaCATTCAACGGAATATATTtggaataataattatttatttttgcccCAATAATATCTGAtacattaattaatatttttttaaaattttttttttttttatctatgtaatatatatagtatgaATTCGAGTTATGCTCtgtgtgtatattttttactgaTGATAATACAggataatagtaatatttgttaaataatttcaaaaaatgaaaatcataatgaaatttataaaaacctTTTGTGCTTAAGTACACAATATGACcattatttttactctttAAATTGTTCTTAACAACAACGATATTGTAAATTTCAGATAATATCATGTTGTTATTATCATTCGTTAGGTTTGCATACAGGAAATAGCTCCCTTCCTTGTGTGCTTTAATTGACAGGAAGGAATCTGAGGCGAATACCAAGTCTGTGGTTATTCTCTTCTCACCATCACTGTTGCTGTAAGCATTaccattactattactgttactgttatgattactaatatcatttatattatatattattttattattttgttttctccCCCTATTAAGCCTGTGAAGCGTTCGTTCACTTCGTCCCCAAGACAAGGAGCTGTGTTCGACCCTATCATTTAAGATTACATTTTTGCtgttaacaaaataatcTAGTTTATACGAAATGCATGAGTATTTATAAAcatcattaaaatttatgaactCGTAAGGACGTTTCTCTATTTTGCTATAAAAGGTAACAAACATATTTAACTCCTTGTTAATGATAAGATAAATAATGCCACTGTTAAAAAGTTTCATAGAATGTATATAATCAACAATTATATCgacttgaaaaaaataaagttttcGTATgtctctttctttttccaattttacacaaatattgttactacattttttatgcttACGATAATTTtcgtaatatttttctatttcgtAAAAATCTAGATCATATTTTTCAAGAGTAAATGTTTTTCCCCCAATGGATATAGGAAACATATCATAATAACTTTTAAATATagggtatatatgtacttctgTTTTGCCTATATTTCTATTAGTCTTTATAGAACAAACGTACATATTTTGCTGATAATctgtttttattacattttgtACTTGTACTATTGAGCTATTTTTGGATATACATAAAACTTTGGATATATATGGATGATCATATTGAAATAATACTTCAACTGTTTGGTTAAAAGGATGAAGAACTATTTTTCTTTCGCTATATAATACCCCCTTTgagtaaataattaattcgACCATATTggataaaatagaaatatatttattatttagttTATATACTACTTCCACCTGTATATAGTACTTACCTGTGAACAGGCaattaatgtaataaaataaatctaaAATTGGCTCATCatttaattgaaaattttctCTTATATCCTTAATTATggtattattttcctttacaTTTAAATCTATACGATTCATTCTTATCTTCTTGTTGTAATCATAAACtaatcttatttttaaaaattgtactGGAATATagtcaaattttttattgtctTTACTAAAACATTCGATCCTTAAAGGTATtggcttatttttttctgaacgGGTAGATAATAAGGATATTCTTACTTTCGTCATTTTTCCGACCAACAaaccaatatatatatgttctgtTTCGTATATCAATTTGTTTCTTACTGTGAGGACGCCCTCCGCTTCGTGCTGTGCATTAATGTACAATGGGAAGCACACCTGTGGGGTGATCCTATCAGTACTACACTCACCGCTTCGACTTCTTATGTCCACATCCACTATGGTATACTTCTTCCTTTTATTAACGTGTAAGCTTCTTCCCTCAAGTGAGGTCAGGATAGTAATTTGTTTGTTCCCTTCAAAGGAATATATCAAACTTTGGGGGTATGATGGTGTAGAGCTTGGTCTACATATAAGAAGAAGCTTATAGTAAATAAAAGGAGAATGAAACAAAACTAAATTTCCGTAATTTGTGTAcaatttatcaaaaaagtgcaaagaaatatatttctcaAAATGTGTAGAAAAATTATCGCTTTTGTACGAATATGTAACAGTTAGTAATAACACATTCGATGTACAATTTGGTAAGGCACTTACACTATTTGTACTGTTCTTACTCTTTAGAGTTGTATTCAACGTGTCGTCCTTACAATTtatcaatattttattatttgtttttataacgTTTTTACGTTTCTTTTCTTCCATTTCTAAATAGTATGATTTGTCCTTTAGACATACTTGTagttgaaaattttttatatatgattcTATTGTGTATTCAAAATGTTCATTCgttaatataacattatcGTGTTCATCAATTAAAAAGGTTTTCACATAATAATCAgtattcttatataataatatttttgtatcatTTATAAGATGCaatttatttacttctttATCAAACATTGTTATTTGAATAGAAGAGGGATACTTAATATGAACAGGACAATAATTCTTTGTTCCAATTTCTGGTTTCGTTTGATTGTATAtcatttctattattatatttgatGTTATATGGTTCTTTTTCCCATCAGCacaataaatgatataatattttttgatggGAAAAAAAGGCTCATAAGAACTTgcagatatattatatttcttatcgTTCGCGCGCATAAGTTTATGTAAAGGTGTATGATGATAATTTATTACTTTGCTGCCTTTACGTTTTACTTTTGTAGTTGTCTCTTTTTTACCTAGtaagaaataattatacacAAAATcatattcaaataatttcctattatataatttcttaaaatagtAATGAGAAGCAGAATTTGCAAAAAAGATGGTaccattattactactatatatgtttttgtaCATACCCTTCTTTTGTTCGTTCACATAATACCAATTTGTAAACTTTCtttcaataaataattttttaaataacaaagGACAGATATTTCTATTATGTTCAttcaaatatgtattttcttttataacgATTTCGTCTATATTCGACTCGGAAGAGATGTTTATTCTATATGGTAAATTATCAAAACCATTGAATAATATCAAATTAATCATTTggttaaattttatatatttactacaCACAAAATCTTGACATAAGAGAGCtcctattttattatatacattcacAAAAACAttctttcttattattttttctcctttgTAATAAATCATTTCCATCAAATTTGCatttttctctctttttcCTTTGATTTGAATAAATCCACatgcatttttaaatttttctggCATTTTCAAAAACttggaatatttatttattacctCTATATTTGTCTTATCATACTTAAGTTTAATATCATTATGTACGTTATTAAAGCAACTACTCAAGAGTATACTACTCTTATCAGAGAAATGAGTATATCTAACAGAGTGACCATAATTGATCCCTTCCTCTTTTCCAATCTTAGTATTATGTACCCCATTCGAGTAAAACTTTATTTGTccatttatcctttttttactACTTCTTATACTTTCCCTATTTTTCCCTTTCAAGCAAGCTAGATCATCGTATCTATGACACGAATTGCTCGTGTAACTATACacatgcataaaaaaatatatgttcgtAACTTCATTAATTTCAATTGTATCCTTTTCTAAAATGACTGAATAATCATTAATTTTCTCTACAATATATAGTCTAGATATAAAACagttatttgaatttttctCATCACAAAATAGTAAGGTAATCAAATGAAGGTTATTCTTTCTGTCTGAGTTGTATTCTTCTACCCAATGATTTTCCTTATCATTTATGCCACAACTACTTCTTTGAGTACGCTCAACATATTCATTTCTTTCTCTTGTTACAACTACAGTTCTGTTATCCACAATGACACTTAAAAACTTATGCttcttaaatatttgtaCAGTGTATTTCCCTGCACTTCCCCCGTAACACTTGTAATAGATTTTTTCATggggtaaaataaaaagagtaGACATTATGAAAATCTCTTTAATGTAACATTCTATGGGAGATGATACAGCCACACTATAGTAAAATTTAGGATAATTTTTGTAAGATATTTGAAAAGAATGAATTCCCTTTTCTATAGGAACAAAGTAATTAGCGAAATATTCctcaaaattatataatgaatgtataattaaattatacttttttgaaAAGAGAGTCCACTTAACTTGATCACTGGTATTTCTATTCAATAATTTTCTTCCGCTTTCATCATAAAAATGCACAATACAAAGGTACCTTTTTCCCAGAATAAAATGCTCCCCTTTGTTTAtcttcttatttattttataataattatgaaggTAAAAATcatcaaaataataattactttTGTAGTAAAAGTGGTTTCTCAATTGATCTATTTCTCTTTCAATTAGTTTACTGCTCCCTTGAATGCCGCTTCGTTTGCGTTTTTTCGAGAAGGGGATAGATGAAGTGCAGGAAGAAATGGTCGAGTTACAAGAAGCAGCAGTTCTATCAGTTGTCGTATTAGTGCCCCTCTCTACTATATCCGTGTACACAGGATAAAAACAAGTCACATCTGTGTTCCTTATTTTATGTACGAATATAATTGACGTAAATTTTTGATGACTTTCCCTATTTATTACAacaatatgtacatttacctcttctatatttttcctaACTTTTATAATCTCGTCCGATATAATATCATAGTTTTTACTTGGTTGTATTTGATACTTATTTTGAAAACTCGTAATATACATATCCTTTAAACAGTTCATAGTTTTTAAGTGATTcatatttcgttttattacattatttagACTGTACGACACTAAATATTGctgttctatttttttgtcaTCAACAAAtcgtttaaaaatatgtctCTTCTTACCAATAAAACATACAGAGTTATTACCACTCCTTTCATTGTACAGATGAGTgcctttttctcttttcaaaattaatttaacatGAGATTCCTCTGCAATGTCCAGTCTATTCGGAAATAACGAcaataattcataaataaacacaatgatataataaaagataggtttacatttattatatagttGTATAAGGATCTTTGTGATACctgctttttcttttgttcttATAGACAGTTCATATTCGCCATTACCATATGTGATGGAAGcatgttgtatatatttttcatcaaaGTAAACTTTAAATAGATTACTTTTTGATAGCaccattttctttttatttttcgatattatatatacatttcttttctcatttttttcaatatacatagtaatataatcatttatcataaatatatgattgCTCACATCATACTCTACAGtgatgtattttttttctccttctcCATTTTCATTTCCTTGAACAATAAAAGATGACAAGAATTTGCAAGTagctttttttgtatttagcAATATTAGTATTTCCCTTGTGCACACATTATCACTTAATATACAATTATTCCCAATACTATACGTGCTACTGCCCCTCGTGTTAACAATGTCCTtctttacaattttatttttcttggattcttttcttttcctaaTTATGTCATCATTtcctaaataaaatatttcaaaaaagtCTTCTTTCAAATAGTACCACATGTAGCATTCGCTTAAACCTCCTGAACTGTAGTACCTTAaatttttctcttcattCAGATTATTGAACGATATAATGTCATTTTTTGGagcacttttttttcttgttgcCGCTATGAAACATGCAAATAAATAGACTAAAAAGGACCTTAtcattttatcctttttttcgctatttcattttttcacatttttttttttttttttgccttatTCTGCATTTGTGAAAATTAGGAAAGGAACCATTATATGgagtaagaaaaaaaaaaaaaaagaccaGAAGAAACATCAATAGGGGAGTGACTCTTGCATATTTACTCAAACTACCACGCGACTTAAACATacgaatgtatatatatttatacacattaTGTGTAAGTTTGAGGGTgggtatgtatgcatgtgggtatgtatgtatgtgggtatgtatgcatgtgggtatgtatgcatgtgtgtatgtatgtatgtatgtatgcatgtgggtatgtatgcatgtgtgtatgtatgtatgtatgtatgtgtgtaagCATCATATATGTGAACTCACATGTACCCATACATATGCTCAACAAAAGGCAAAACCGTAAAGgtgcagaaaaaaaataaaaacataatgcTTCAAATGAAATACACCTATTTATCCCTTGTACGAAAAAACATTTCATgtttaaaaagaaacaaaatattcGATCTTCTCCTTCAGGAGTgaaattattctatttattcCGGCATACACCtatgtatgcatacatatatatatattaccttAAACTGGATCATCCAGTttttgactttttttttttttcaccttTTACACAGACCTTTTTAATGCTAAAAAAGGCATCTTTGGGGCTATTCAAAGTAGGCAATAATTTCAAGgagataattaaaaaaaaaaaaaaaaaaaaaaaaggagagaaAAGTGAAAGGTAGGCAAAAGATAGCTGTGCACCCTGCTTCAACAAATCAGTAACAATTCTTTCGTTCGTCAAGTACCTTAGGATATGCTTGGTAATTTTAGAACGTCCATACATGTGCTTAATTAAAGCAGTAAAGCAGCACTTTCAGGAGATATATCTCATTATGTACAATTTGCATTTAATAAattgcaaatatatttttatgttagcctcttaaaaagttaaacgaaaaaaaaaaaaaaaaaaaaagaatgaaagtGTGATAACATGATAGTATAATAGAATGATAGCATGCGTTCGTGGGTGTGATtgggaaaaataataaaaaaaaaaaaaaattaaaataaaataaggcaAAGGcatcaaaatattataatgagaaaaatatatacattttcgaaacaaaatttcttttctccctatttctttctttttcttttttttctttttgtccTCACGAAGTTTCAAAAAGATAAGATACAATCTTGTTGTAACATGGACAGCAGAATAAACACTGCTAACACAGCTAATACGTTTAAGAAGACTAGTGGTTCTCCTCCTCCCCTACCCCCGTGAAATTTTAGACTCTACGAAATTGAGCTGTGCTagaaaagtatatattttccttctGTTCATCCTTTTGGTTAATAGCAGAAGGGTTAAATAATTCAATACCCTGCAAAGGAGTAAAAATCAAAGAGGATGACAAACCTCCAGTTACTCCACTAGATTGAACATTCAAATTTTTCCTCTTGgtaatatttgttttctgCTTTGTCTGGTATTTTAATTTCGTTATATTCGAATTTAATAACATAGTATTTTGATCACTAAAGGTATAAAAGTCATCATTTGTATTTGGGCCAAATGGTAATCTATTAATTTGTTTCCTTAATTCAGTaatttctgttttttcttttaattttcgATATCTTTTTCCtcctctttttcttcttttcttttcatcaGGCATAggtagaatttttttttgtttcattggATGTGGTtcttgtaattttattaaatggtTAATTACATTTTCTCGGAGTAATAATCCATATTGTCCTTCTCtgtatttcttaaaataatcTATTCTAGATGCTAAACTACATTTCCCTGCTAATAAActtattgctttttttttatatgcatcTGGAACACTTTGAACTATTTCAGAAGTACTTAATATTCCTACCCCATATGTTTTATGCACATTACTAAATCCGAGCACTGATTTTTTAGAACTACCAACAACTATAAGATTTTGAGAAGAAGTAAcagataaattttttaaagagcCTACTGAACTAATCAGACGAGCTGTTAATGCACTACCTAATAGCATTGTCAAATTAGGAGCGAGAAGAAACATTTTACTTTctaaataaagtaaaaccATTTGtctatattcatttaattctaAAGCTTCATTACAAAAGGATAAACagctttttaataaatgctCCGATAAATTTATTCCAGTTGTCATACTAGAGGCAACTGTTATAGCCATTACTGTAGTATTTGGAAGTATATCTGAAaaatcaatattttttaaatcgtTTTCATTCTTTATCTTACTTACAACAGTTATATATTCTAAAGGGGAATATACTATTGAGTCTAGTTCGGGAAATTTTGttgaatatatatcttttacatatttatgtatatttaatatctctgtgtctatttttattattaattcgatacatttttcaattaatatttcttcgtCATCGTGAACATCCCCCTGGCCATGGTTTTCGTCCTCGTCCTCATCATTTACCTTATCGTTCACCATATCGCTTATCGCATCGTTTACctcctcttcttctttttcattcCCCTCTTCATTACCAtcttttaccttttttctttttttcgttctttcattttcatttaacaaGTCCTCCTGTCCTTGTTCATGTAGTTCTTCCTCGGCttcaataatataattcttaatACTATTCAtggtttttaaaaaatcctCATCATATAATAGTTCGGATATTTTacgttctttttttttttttttctcgttTAAGAATTCTTCTATAGCATCAACAATTTCTTCATAATCATCATTCTCCTTGTTATCATCTATATCCAATTTCTTTTGTGCTATCATGTTACCATTATTGAATGGGTCCTCATCTTCCATCTCCAAGTCCTCCAGATCTTTCAAGAAGGTATCAGCAAGGGTTGTCTGAAAGAAGGGAAGTACATATTTACGTACAAGTGTGcaaatgtacacatataaaggaatgcacatacgtacgtatggAGGTAAGTACGTATGTGGAAACCCCCGTAGGCAGATAAACATGTATTCACGTAAACGTGTATATACGCGACGAGCTCCGTGCGAACACAACAGACAcgcaaaaataaatgtaacaTCCTTTCCTgccaataaaataaaataaagcctATAAACCATTCCACggttaaacatatatatatatatatatatatatataatgcacataaaaatgtatacgtAGTTAACTATACACGAATCAACGGGGGGGGTAGCTTAGATGTACCCACATATCTACATTTTAGCTAATGAACATGATTAagtaaaatggaaaaatgttttactactcaccatttttttttaatatattatataggcCTATATATTTTGGAAAGTCTGGAAAATAttctgtttatattttacggTGATAGCTTCCTTTtgcattacatatatatgcttttttaaaaagtactGTTATTACTGTCGTTACTACcgttattactactattgctAGTACTGTAGTTACTACCGTTAACACTATTGTTGTTACTGCTGTTGTTACTGCTGTTGTTACTGCTGTTGTTACTGCTGTTGTTACTGCTGTTGTTACTGCTGTTGTTACTGCTGTTGTTACTGCTGTTGTTACTGCTGTTGTTACTGCTGTTGTTACTGCTATTGTTACTACTGTCGTTACTACTGTCGTTACTACTGTTGTTACTACTGTTGTTACTACTATTGCTAGTACTTTAGTTACTATTTTTGTtcctattattttatcaatatCATGTAAAATGCACAAAATTCACAAAATTCACAAAATGCACAAAATGCACAAAATGCacaaaatgtacaaaatgcacaaaatgtacaaaatatgcaaaatgtgcaaaatgtataaaatgtacgaaatattcaaaatattgaaaaattggGCATCACCCCTGTACcgtttaaatatttacagtTGTCTGTTGTTATTCTACTTCTACATTTTCGAGTATTTACTACTTCTATTTGCTTATCCTTTGGCAgtcttttgtttttgtttttgttttataatatactatttttatgtattacgtttgtgtatttataaattatttttacatattacttattatatatatatatgttatcgTTATATACCAATTCGTGCATAACATTTCGTATATGatgttttcatttatgtttcctttatatatatatccctttcaaatattttattttttacataaaaatttcagATATTTAAAGCGTCTTCATAATTGTGATACTCCTGTCGAATGAGGAATGaatttacaaaaagaaaaaaaaaaaaaaaaaaaaaatactcatTTTTGAATACCTCACATAATTTTAAGATTTCACCTTCtcacaaaaaaatagagaGTACGTAAAAATTGtcgaaaaaaaatgtagtaTTTGCatcaatattaaaaattaaatgaataaatgaatgaataaatgaatgaataaatgaatgaataaatgaatgaataaataaatgtataaatgaatgtataaatgaatgtataaatgaataaatgaatgcataaatgtataaataaatgaattaaaatacataattcattaaaaacAATTCTGCGCATTCTGGTAGAAGAAGATTCTTCgttttaatgtaaaaatttcaGCAATCTTCATGAtgaagtatatattattataaaaatattactaaattacttccttctttttgcatatttttaaaaaaatattttaattgagATAAACTCATTTTAGAGGAATTTACAATAAAAACAGAATagcattataaaaaaaaaaaaaaggaaacaaaaaaaaaaaaatatttttgacatgattttttttagtcATTAACTTGTTACTTATACATGACGATTTAGATATTCTAGAAACTGGCAATATAACATATGTTGGTATTCCTCCTTAGGGATAAGAAAAGAGGAGTGTTGCTATACTATGCACGCCCTAATAAACAAATaggcatatacatatatacatgtacatttacatatatacgtatataagtatatgtatatacatgcttGTATATGAATACGTGTGCACGAACATATCTGCGTATATGGTATGAGGCACAAGGTCATATGGACACTTGCGCCCCCAGATAACGTAAAAAGCTAGGTGTATAACTggtgaaaaatattaagaaaaaacgaaggaaaaagaaaggtTAGGACCACAAGATGGAAGTAAAAGTTTTGCACAGGAATCCCGAGGATTATAAGAATAATCCTGGTTTTTCTAATTATAAGCATGTGAGAAGCTTTGAAAAGAATATCCATTTATTTCAGAGAGaaatagaatataaaagAGCTTTAAATGCTACAAAAATTGACAAAATATTCGCAAAACCGTTAGTAAAATGTTTAGATGGACATGATGATTCTATTAGATGTATTTGCGTGTCAAATAAAAACTTAACCGACTTATATAGTGGAAGTTGTAATGGCTTTATAAATACTTGGAATAttttagataaaaaattaatgaggAAATTAAAGGCACATGATGGGTTTGTAAGAGGATTATGTACAAGCTATGATGATAAATATCTCTTCAGTTGTGGtgatgataaatatataaagcaaTGGactattgaaaaaaataaaaacataaatgaaTTAACTGAAGAAGATACAGTAGaacaaaatatgaataatttaaattatctagaaaatgaaataattccAAAAAAGATCTATGTTTGTAAAAGTGTACCTAACAGTATTGATAAGCATTTTTCAGAGGCTCTAATAATATCAGGTAGTCAGACATTAGATGTGTGGGATTATTATAGAAATAATGCAATAGCTAGCTTTGATTATAAtagtgaatatatatattatgtaaaatttaattatgcaCAAAGAAATTTAGTTGGTTTAACCTTATCAGATAATTCAGTGGGACTAGTAGATATTAGAAATAAAGTaccaattaaaaaattatttttaaaatatagaagTAATTCACTAAGCTGGAATAATATGAACCCTAAGCAATTTATTGTTGCTAATGAAGATTCGAATTTATATACCTTTGATATAAGATATTTGAAGACAGCTTATATGGTGCATAAAGGTTTTGTAAATGCTGTATTAGATGTTGACTTTTCTCCAATTGGAAATAAGTTCGTTGCTTGTTCTTATGATAAAACTATTCGACTGTATAATAATGACGAACCAACAAGTTATGATGTATATCATACTAGACGCATGCAACATGTGTTATGTTGTAAATATAGTTTAGATGCAAAATATGTTTTGACAGGAAGTTCTGACATGTGCATACGAATTTGGAAATCATGTGCGCATGAACCTTCTGGAGTATTatcatttaaagaaaaacaagCCATAAATTAtcgaaataaattaaaagaaaaatatgcatcattaaaagaaattaaaagaatcCGAGAACATCATCATGTTCCTGCTCTAATTAAAAGCATGTctgataaaaagaaaattatgcTAGAAgcaaagaaaagaaaagagcaaaatataattaaccattcaaaaaaatacgaTCGAAAACCTATAccagagaaaaagaaaatattcgTCACTGAACAGTAGGCGATAGGGGCATATTGAGGGGAAACAACCAACGAATGTTATGATTGAACATagcatttctttttttttttccagcTGTCCTCCTACTGTTAACCGCATAC
This window harbors:
- a CDS encoding protein SOF1, whose protein sequence is MEVKVLHRNPEDYKNNPGFSNYKHVRSFEKNIHLFQREIEYKRALNATKIDKIFAKPLVKCLDGHDDSIRCICVSNKNLTDLYSGSCNGFINTWNILDKKLMRKLKAHDGFVRGLCTSYDDKYLFSCGDDKYIKQWTIEKNKNINELTEEDTVEQNMNNLNYLENEIIPKKIYVCKSVPNSIDKHFSEALIISGSQTLDVWDYYRNNAIASFDYNSEYIYYVKFNYAQRNLVGLTLSDNSVGLVDIRNKVPIKKLFLKYRSNSLSWNNMNPKQFIVANEDSNLYTFDIRYLKTAYMVHKGFVNAVLDVDFSPIGNKFVACSYDKTIRLYNNDEPTSYDVYHTRRMQHVLCCKYSLDAKYVLTGSSDMCIRIWKSCAHEPSGVLSFKEKQAINYRNKLKEKYASLKEIKRIREHHHVPALIKSMSDKKKIMLEAKKRKEQNIINHSKKYDRKPIPEKKKIFVTEQ